Proteins encoded within one genomic window of Gallus gallus isolate bGalGal1 chromosome 1, bGalGal1.mat.broiler.GRCg7b, whole genome shotgun sequence:
- the CXorf36 gene encoding divergent protein kinase domain 2B isoform X2 has product MVDITRLTTKYQHDRADQHICTSLLKTKTCSLERALRRTHRFQKWLRAKRLTPDLVQGLSSPMLRCPSQRLLDRIVRRYAEVPDAGSIYMDHLTDQDKLRLLYTLSVNSHPILLQIFPDVEGWPFPRYLGSCGRLVVSASTRPLRDFFRAAPEVAADLALQLLAVLHSMGTNDLNYFFYFTRVDVGTFGVFSNGHLFIRDASTLGIIDKEEGSQPIDGQQEYKDIFSCLTVDCQSAFVSCNSIREKQSLVMVCQELLPKLLRGKFLPPVQEKIDSFLQHCAEGLADDQDVNEAMAKLAQLLKPLRSCDSRFAYRYPDCKYSDKY; this is encoded by the exons ATGGTCGACATCACCCGCCTGACCACCAAGTACCAGCATGACCGGGCTGACCAGCACATCTGCACCTCCCTACTGAAGACCAAAACGTGCAGCCTAGAGCGGGCCCTGCGCCGCACCCACCGCTTCCAGAAGTGGCTGAGGGCTAAGCGCCTCACGCCCGACCTGGTGCAG GGTCTGTCCAGCCCCATGTTGCGCTGCCCATCCCAGCGTCTCCTGGACCGGATTGTGCGGCGCTACGCTGAAGTGCCAGATGCTGGCAGCATCTACATGGACCACCTCACCGACCAGGACAAGCTGCGCCTCTTGTACACACTGTCAGTGAATTCACACCCTATCCTCTTACAG ATCTTCCCCGACGTGGAGGGGTGGCCCTTCCCACGGTACCTGGGCTCCTGTGGGCGGCTGGTGGTCAGCGCCAGCACCCGGCCCCTACGCGACTTCTTCAGGGCAGCCCCCGAGGTGGCAGCTGACCTGGCCCTCCAACTCCTCGCCGTCCTCCACTCCATGGGCACCAACGACCTCAACTATTTCTTCTACTTCACCCGTGTGGATGTTGGCACCTTTGGCGTGTTCAGCAACGGGCATCTGTTCATCCGGGATGCCAGCACGCTGGGCATCATCGACAAGGAGGAAG GGAGCCAACCGATCGATGGCCAACAGGAGTATAAGGATATCTTTAGCTGCTTGACTGTGGACTGCCAGTCTGCATTTGTGTCCTGTAACTCCATCAGAGAGAAGCAGAGCCTTGTCATGGTGTGTCAAGAGCTTTTACCTAAACTCCTGAGAGGGAAATTCCTGCCACCTGTACAGGAGAAAATAGACAGCTTCCTACAGCACTGCGCAGAGGGCCTCGCTGATGACCAGGACGTCAATGAGGCAATGGCAAAGCTGGCACAGCTCCTGAAGCCTCTGCGGTCTTGCGATTCACGTTTTGCCTACCGCTACCCAGACTGCAAATACAGCGACAAATACTGA
- the CXorf36 gene encoding divergent protein kinase domain 2B isoform X1 has translation MGRWICCLCSRVADWLMLLLVLARSSNPSAAATASPSAPHVRPSYSFGRTFLGLDKCNACIGTSICKKFFKEEIRFDTWLSSHLKLPPSYLLSYLGNYTDDAQSWRMVDITRLTTKYQHDRADQHICTSLLKTKTCSLERALRRTHRFQKWLRAKRLTPDLVQGLSSPMLRCPSQRLLDRIVRRYAEVPDAGSIYMDHLTDQDKLRLLYTLSVNSHPILLQIFPDVEGWPFPRYLGSCGRLVVSASTRPLRDFFRAAPEVAADLALQLLAVLHSMGTNDLNYFFYFTRVDVGTFGVFSNGHLFIRDASTLGIIDKEEGSQPIDGQQEYKDIFSCLTVDCQSAFVSCNSIREKQSLVMVCQELLPKLLRGKFLPPVQEKIDSFLQHCAEGLADDQDVNEAMAKLAQLLKPLRSCDSRFAYRYPDCKYSDKY, from the exons ATGGGGCGCTGGATATGCTGCCTTTGCTCCAGAGTTGCAGATTGGTTGATGCTGCTTCTGGTTTTGGCTCGGAGCTCTaacccttctgcagcagcaacagcttcGCCGTCTGCACCCCACGTCAGACCCAGCTACAGCTTTGGCCGCACTTTCCTGGGACTTGATAAATGCAACGCCTGCATTGGGACGTCCATTTGCAAGAAGTTCTTTAAGGAAGAAATAAG GTTTGACACCTggctttcttctcatttaaagCTGCCCCCCAGCTACCTGCTCAGCTACTTGGGCAACTACACCGACGATGCCCAGAGCTGGAGGATGGTCGACATCACCCGCCTGACCACCAAGTACCAGCATGACCGGGCTGACCAGCACATCTGCACCTCCCTACTGAAGACCAAAACGTGCAGCCTAGAGCGGGCCCTGCGCCGCACCCACCGCTTCCAGAAGTGGCTGAGGGCTAAGCGCCTCACGCCCGACCTGGTGCAG GGTCTGTCCAGCCCCATGTTGCGCTGCCCATCCCAGCGTCTCCTGGACCGGATTGTGCGGCGCTACGCTGAAGTGCCAGATGCTGGCAGCATCTACATGGACCACCTCACCGACCAGGACAAGCTGCGCCTCTTGTACACACTGTCAGTGAATTCACACCCTATCCTCTTACAG ATCTTCCCCGACGTGGAGGGGTGGCCCTTCCCACGGTACCTGGGCTCCTGTGGGCGGCTGGTGGTCAGCGCCAGCACCCGGCCCCTACGCGACTTCTTCAGGGCAGCCCCCGAGGTGGCAGCTGACCTGGCCCTCCAACTCCTCGCCGTCCTCCACTCCATGGGCACCAACGACCTCAACTATTTCTTCTACTTCACCCGTGTGGATGTTGGCACCTTTGGCGTGTTCAGCAACGGGCATCTGTTCATCCGGGATGCCAGCACGCTGGGCATCATCGACAAGGAGGAAG GGAGCCAACCGATCGATGGCCAACAGGAGTATAAGGATATCTTTAGCTGCTTGACTGTGGACTGCCAGTCTGCATTTGTGTCCTGTAACTCCATCAGAGAGAAGCAGAGCCTTGTCATGGTGTGTCAAGAGCTTTTACCTAAACTCCTGAGAGGGAAATTCCTGCCACCTGTACAGGAGAAAATAGACAGCTTCCTACAGCACTGCGCAGAGGGCCTCGCTGATGACCAGGACGTCAATGAGGCAATGGCAAAGCTGGCACAGCTCCTGAAGCCTCTGCGGTCTTGCGATTCACGTTTTGCCTACCGCTACCCAGACTGCAAATACAGCGACAAATACTGA